Sequence from the Aquimarina sp. Aq107 genome:
TTTCATAAGATTTATGATCATTTTCTATCAACCAATCTAATTTTTTATAAATCTCTACACTTCCTAAACTAAACTTAGAATAATCAATATCATATGATGATATTGCACTAAATAATCTATTTTGAAAATGATGATTTAAAGAAACTATGATAGGTTCATTACTATCATATGCCACAAATAGAGAAGCTTTCTTTTCATTTATCAAAGAAAAATACATTTTCTTATAATAATCCCATCTTAACAAAGTCTGGCTAACATCATTACGTTGTTCAAATCTCCTAATCAACATTTTTTCTAAACAGTCCATAAAAAGGTCGTAGTCTTCCTTTTTTATGGCTCCGTAGTATGTTTTATATTCAATATCAAAACATGTTTCTAATCTCTTAATTCTTCTTCGTATTCCTTTGGCATTACTCCGAAAACGATGTTTAACATAAGCATCCGCACTCGTGAAATCATCTAAAAAAATAGCGTATCCTTTAAAAAATTGACCAACCTTTTTAACGATCAAATTCTTAGTATCTAAATCTGGTTTTAAATAATCGGGAACAAAAAAAACAGAATGTATACTATTCGGTTTTTCTATCAGAGTAATATCAAAATCTGGGTTAGCCAAAGACTCCTCACCTTTTCCCGAATGTATTCCTGAAAATATCTTTGGTATTGAACATTTTTCGAAAAGCTGGAAAAAATAATCTATATTTTCTTTTTTCATCTATTATTCAATCTATAAAATGGAAAAAAATATTTTTTTAGATCTTCCTTCTTAATATCCTTATACTCTTCATCGGATGACATACATAGTTGATCATATATCTCCTGATTTACTACCTTTCTTCCTGTACAGAATACCACATCTTCATCTTTAGGGAAAAGAGATTTCTTATTTTTATATAAACCATCACCATCCTTCATTCCTCCGCCTAGAACGTAATGTTTTTTTCCATTTTTAACAGCCCATTCTATAACTTTTACTCTTAAAAAATCATTCGGTCTGTAACTAAAATATTCTGCATTAGTACCTCCTAAAAAAGCGAAAATTATATCCTTATAGTTTATTATCAATTCAACTGAAATTGGTATTCCTTCGTAATACACTACTACAATAGAAAAATTATCTAAATTAGATAATATCAAATCCTCAAAATAAGCACTAGAAAAAAAGTAAATACTGTCGGCATTATTCCGTGTCATTGTAGCTACATAAATATCATTGAAGATTGTAATTATCTCTTTAGTAATTTGATCCTTATGGAACACCTTAAAATCTAGATTATAATTTACCGCTTTTCGATAATTATTTCTCACCTTAGGTAAAAATGCATTCCATTGATCCTCAAAATCATCCAATAATAGCCCTTTTACATTTGATAATGTCTCTATTAATGATCCTGAATAATTCTTATGATTTTCGTTTAGACTAAATCGTATAAACTCTGTTACAACCATATTATCACGATACCAGCTATCTACTTGTTTCCAAAATTCAGCTAAATCCTCTGAAGTAACATGATCACTATAAAGTGGACCACTATAACCATAAGGACTAATTACATCCTTGTATGGATATTCCTTTCCATCAATTTTTATCTTTCTTAAGACAAACGGCATCAATACAATAGGAACATCATTTTTTTCAAACAAAAAACATCTTAACTCATCAGAATCTTTCTCTAAATGACGTAAATGTTCTATAGAATAGTACACATTATTATTCCATTCATTTTTAAGAAGTGATTTATACTTCGAAACTTCTGCGCCATCATCAAGATCTTTTATTAATATTTTGTAATTTTTATCCAATGCTAAAGTTGTTTATTAGTAATTCGTTTATTGATTGATTCTTGTGCTAACTGCTCACTACATTTTGATTAAAATAATTATACAATTTTCCAGCTAACAGGTTTGATAACCATATAATTCTGCCACAATGTTCGACGTGCCATACCGCTTTTCCATCAAAAATATTACCTGCTAATAATGGACCTACAATATGTAAATTGTCTGAAGCTTCTAAAGCGTCATTAACGTCAAAACCAATCTTAGATTCATTTGGAACACATAATTTATTGGCAATAACTTTGCTTAGTAACGTGGGTATGTCCGAAGCCGTTAAATTTGTACCACCAATACAATTAAAAACAATATGTACCGGATCGCTATCGATTTTATTTGTTTTTGATTTTGTATCTAAATATTCTAAAGAATACTGATTATTATCCGCTTTATTTATATTTATAAATCGTCCAGCAATATGTTCAAAACGATTCTCTCTCTTAAGAGTATCAATAGTTTTAGAATAATGATATCCCGCACAACGTTGTCTTCTGCCAATATCATTACCATATAAACAAGCAAACTTTTTAAGCTCTTCTGTACTCAATTTTTGTAATAATGAACCAAAGGCACTTGAAATAACATCTACCGTAGATGCTGCTCCTAAATGAATCTCGTCTGCTACATCTAAATCCTTATATGTTGCTTCTGCTATTTCTTTAGCGCTTAAATCCTGTTGATTAGCAAGAGAAAGTAAATTTTTAGGCGAATATCTTTTT
This genomic interval carries:
- a CDS encoding GNAT family N-acetyltransferase → MKKENIDYFFQLFEKCSIPKIFSGIHSGKGEESLANPDFDITLIEKPNSIHSVFFVPDYLKPDLDTKNLIVKKVGQFFKGYAIFLDDFTSADAYVKHRFRSNAKGIRRRIKRLETCFDIEYKTYYGAIKKEDYDLFMDCLEKMLIRRFEQRNDVSQTLLRWDYYKKMYFSLINEKKASLFVAYDSNEPIIVSLNHHFQNRLFSAISSYDIDYSKFSLGSVEIYKKLDWLIENDHKSYEMGMGDLSYKREWCNHIYNFEHQIIYPKRSIMGFIKGNIEYTKVKIKEFVFKVAYVRYKEYKAKKKKNPAVLTKEYQIAPIEDVNYDKELIVVDYNTQEYSWLRKIVFDFLYTSIDNVKNVKVLRLSEKENSFLIVGQSKMQKVSC
- a CDS encoding GNAT family N-acetyltransferase translates to MDKNYKILIKDLDDGAEVSKYKSLLKNEWNNNVYYSIEHLRHLEKDSDELRCFLFEKNDVPIVLMPFVLRKIKIDGKEYPYKDVISPYGYSGPLYSDHVTSEDLAEFWKQVDSWYRDNMVVTEFIRFSLNENHKNYSGSLIETLSNVKGLLLDDFEDQWNAFLPKVRNNYRKAVNYNLDFKVFHKDQITKEIITIFNDIYVATMTRNNADSIYFFSSAYFEDLILSNLDNFSIVVVYYEGIPISVELIINYKDIIFAFLGGTNAEYFSYRPNDFLRVKVIEWAVKNGKKHYVLGGGMKDGDGLYKNKKSLFPKDEDVVFCTGRKVVNQEIYDQLCMSSDEEYKDIKKEDLKKYFFPFYRLNNR